The DNA window TATATACAAGCTCTACTATCATTAGCCTGGATATCTGGGATATCACCAATAGGTAGCCTCACCCAGCTTCCCACGGGATATTGCAAGCCATCAATGGTTACCTCACCCTCTAAGACTAATATTTCGCAACCATCAAATTCTTTCGTAGAGAGTTTTGTTTTGGGTCTAATTCGCTCTAACCACACACATTCGGTTTCACTTGAATACAGGGGACAAACTTCATGTGTCCCCCAGTTGATCCACTCTGATGGATCTTTAGTATTAATACGAACCCTGCCAGTGTCGTTTTCTCCCATCTGCCAGAGTTTCACAAAAATAACTGTGCCTGTTGAACTTGATGATTGATGTTTAGAGCCAGGAGGATTACGGAGGTACCAACCTTCAGGATATTTTTGGTCCCCTTCGCAAAATGTGCCACTCAACACCAGAATTTCCTCTCCCCCCGGATGTAGATGGGTCGGAAAATGTGACCCCTCCGCATATTTCACGATGCTAGTTGCTCGGCAGGATTCACCGCCGAAACGGTCAAGCATTACTCGCTCGACACCTGGTTGAGGTGATTCAACCCATTGATATAAATCCGGGGTTAATGAAGCTCTGAGAAGAAAGTCTGAATTGATTAGCATTTGATTAAATCTTTACTATGGGACGGCCGGCCATTACGCCTCCATCAACAGGAATCACTGTGCCTGTAATCCAACCAGCTTGCTCAGAGGCTAAGAACAAAATTGCCGTAGCAACATCAGCAGGCTGGCCATTACGGCCCAGTGGATGAAAGGTATTAAATGTGGAAAGAACCTTCTCGACCTGGTCTTGGCTCATGAAGGTGTTATAAACAGGTGTTTCAACTACTGCAGGGGCGACCGTGTTGATCCGAATGTTTTCGGGAGCTAATTCAATCGCCAGATTTTTCGTTAACGCATGCACGCCAGCATTAGCTGCCGAATAGGCGGCAGACGGCGTTGCGCCGATTGCTTGTAGTGCCCAAAGTGAACCTGTTTGTACGATGACACCGCCCCCACGGAGCTTCATGGCTTTTGCTGCAGCTTGGGCCATGAAAAACTTACCTTTAAGGATAGTGTCCAGGAACCACGAATATTCAGTCTCTGTTAGTTCTAAAAATGGCTTTGGGTGAAACACCCCTGCATTGTTGAACAGTACGTCAACACCACCAAAAGCTTGCGTTGCAATGTCAACGAGTGAATTTATGGTCTCAAGCTTTGCAATATCTCCAGAAACAATGCGCACATCACGGCCCGAAGGATCAATCTCGTTTGCTGCCTGCTGTAACTTAATTTGATCTCTGCCTCCAATCACAACTTGACCGCCAAGCTGTACGAATCTAATCGCCACCTCTTTTCCAATACCAGAACTACCTCCGGTAACAATGGCAACCTTAGAAGAAAAACTATTACTCATAATAAACTCCCCATTACAAACTAATGAATACTCCACCGCTAAGCATCTTCCGCATGATGATTAGTGATGCCTATTCTTTTACTTTTGATCCATATTCACAAATGAGATATTCTGTCGGCAATTGAAAGAAAATCTATCTCACATGAAACTACCAGTTCATTTGAACGCCCTCAGGGCATTTGAAGCCAGCGCAAGACATCAAAGCTTCTCTGCTGCCGCAAACGAGTTGAACGTCACTCCTGCAGCCGTTGGCCAGTTAGTACGTGGTTTAGAGGATTGGTTAGGAGCGCCCCTGTTCCACCGGAACACCACAGGAAAGGCCAGGCTTATCGTTACTGACCAGGCAAAACAAGCATTACCTTTCATCCACGAGGGATTAGAGAAACTAAGCCTTGGATTAAAAACATTGAAAGACGGTAGCCGCAGTGGAATACTGACCGTGACTGTGAGTCCTGCCTTCGCGGCGAAGTGGTTATTGCCGCGAATAGAGCATTTCCAGGCAATGAACCCTGAGACGGATGTGCGACTGGATATGAGTCTTAAACCGATCGACTTCGTGAAGAATAATATTGATGTTGGGGTTAGATATGGTGCTGGCGAATGGGCAGGCCTAGTTTCTGAAAAGTTGATGGATGAAGAGATTTATCCTGTTTGCTCGCCCAGTTACCTAAACAACCATCAAGAACTAACAACAGATCCTTTAAGCCTAATCAATCAAACTTTGATTCATGACT is part of the Merismopedia glauca CCAP 1448/3 genome and encodes:
- a CDS encoding cupin domain-containing protein → MLINSDFLLRASLTPDLYQWVESPQPGVERVMLDRFGGESCRATSIVKYAEGSHFPTHLHPGGEEILVLSGTFCEGDQKYPEGWYLRNPPGSKHQSSSSTGTVIFVKLWQMGENDTGRVRINTKDPSEWINWGTHEVCPLYSSETECVWLERIRPKTKLSTKEFDGCEILVLEGEVTIDGLQYPVGSWVRLPIGDIPDIQANDSRACIYIKTGHLGQAVSQSVSV
- a CDS encoding SDR family NAD(P)-dependent oxidoreductase — translated: MSNSFSSKVAIVTGGSSGIGKEVAIRFVQLGGQVVIGGRDQIKLQQAANEIDPSGRDVRIVSGDIAKLETINSLVDIATQAFGGVDVLFNNAGVFHPKPFLELTETEYSWFLDTILKGKFFMAQAAAKAMKLRGGGVIVQTGSLWALQAIGATPSAAYSAANAGVHALTKNLAIELAPENIRINTVAPAVVETPVYNTFMSQDQVEKVLSTFNTFHPLGRNGQPADVATAILFLASEQAGWITGTVIPVDGGVMAGRPIVKI
- the gcvA gene encoding transcriptional regulator GcvA: MKLPVHLNALRAFEASARHQSFSAAANELNVTPAAVGQLVRGLEDWLGAPLFHRNTTGKARLIVTDQAKQALPFIHEGLEKLSLGLKTLKDGSRSGILTVTVSPAFAAKWLLPRIEHFQAMNPETDVRLDMSLKPIDFVKNNIDVGVRYGAGEWAGLVSEKLMDEEIYPVCSPSYLNNHQELTTDPLSLINQTLIHDLSIGEKLEFVNWAKWFNKLGLSLSSGNRGMQINNSAAVLQTAIDGHGVALARSVMAREDIVSGRLIRLYPEISYISELAYYVVYRPDWSSLPRMVAFRDWLVDEAHCLNH